From Methanobacterium congolense, one genomic window encodes:
- a CDS encoding AMP-binding protein, translating to MLFTEDTLGKFFEKQVEKSPDRDFIVYPDRDLRFTYKEFDERVNLLAKGLLSIGVGKGDHVGIWALNVPDWLTFMFATAKIGAVLVTVNTAYKNHELAYILEQSDMKALALIEGFRDVDYLNIIYELVPELKTQERGKLKSKDFPHLENVIYIGPEKHRGMYNTHELMLLGKHGSDEEFERVKSSVKNTDVVNMQYTSGTTGFPKGVMLTHRNILNNGFYIGDRQDFTEEEKLCLPVPLFHCFGIVLGVMALLTHGGTLVMLEVFDPLLALAAVHKERCTALYGVPTMFIAEYTHPMFDMFDLTSLRTGIMAGSLCPVEAMKKVVNDMHMKGITSVYGLTEASPGFTQTSIDDPLELRVTTVGRKMENCEVKIVDMETGEPVKQGEPGEICCRGYNVMKGYYKMPEKTREVIDEDGWLHSGDIATEDENGYYSIVGRIKDMIIRGGENIYPREIEEFLYTMPEIRDVQVVGIPNEKYGEIVGAFVIPEEGVDITEEDVRDYSMKEIARYKVPKYVFIVDEFPLTHSGKIQKFKLKEQAVELLKKRKEEEEEI from the coding sequence ATGCTTTTTACAGAAGATACCCTAGGTAAGTTCTTTGAAAAACAGGTTGAAAAAAGTCCTGATAGAGATTTCATAGTTTATCCCGACAGGGACCTCAGATTTACGTACAAAGAATTCGATGAAAGAGTTAACCTTCTTGCAAAGGGCTTGCTGTCCATAGGTGTTGGAAAAGGTGATCATGTGGGTATATGGGCGCTGAACGTGCCTGACTGGCTCACTTTCATGTTTGCAACTGCCAAGATCGGTGCAGTTCTCGTAACCGTTAACACGGCCTACAAAAACCATGAACTGGCTTACATACTCGAACAATCCGATATGAAAGCCCTAGCTCTCATAGAAGGATTCAGGGATGTAGATTATCTAAACATTATCTACGAGCTTGTACCTGAACTCAAAACCCAGGAAAGGGGTAAACTCAAAAGTAAAGACTTCCCACACCTTGAAAACGTCATATACATAGGCCCTGAAAAACACAGGGGAATGTACAACACCCATGAACTGATGCTTTTAGGTAAACACGGCTCTGATGAGGAATTTGAGCGGGTTAAAAGCAGTGTTAAAAACACAGACGTTGTTAACATGCAGTACACCTCAGGAACAACTGGTTTCCCCAAGGGAGTAATGCTCACCCACAGAAACATCCTGAACAATGGATTCTACATAGGCGACAGACAGGATTTCACAGAAGAAGAGAAACTATGCCTACCCGTACCCTTGTTTCACTGTTTCGGCATAGTTCTGGGGGTAATGGCACTTCTAACCCACGGCGGAACACTGGTCATGCTTGAAGTATTCGACCCCCTCCTGGCACTGGCAGCGGTTCATAAAGAACGTTGCACAGCACTCTATGGAGTTCCTACTATGTTCATAGCTGAGTACACACATCCAATGTTTGACATGTTCGATCTCACAAGCCTCAGAACAGGTATAATGGCAGGATCCCTCTGCCCAGTTGAGGCAATGAAAAAGGTTGTAAATGACATGCACATGAAGGGTATCACCAGTGTCTACGGTTTAACTGAAGCTTCGCCAGGATTCACCCAGACCAGTATTGATGATCCACTGGAACTTCGAGTAACCACGGTTGGAAGGAAGATGGAGAACTGTGAAGTTAAGATCGTGGACATGGAAACTGGAGAACCTGTTAAGCAAGGGGAACCTGGAGAGATCTGCTGCCGTGGTTACAACGTAATGAAGGGCTACTACAAAATGCCTGAAAAGACCCGTGAAGTTATAGATGAAGATGGATGGCTTCACAGTGGAGATATCGCAACCGAGGATGAAAACGGTTACTATTCCATTGTTGGAAGGATAAAGGACATGATAATCCGCGGTGGGGAGAACATCTACCCCCGTGAGATCGAGGAGTTTCTCTACACCATGCCTGAAATCAGGGACGTGCAGGTGGTTGGAATACCCAATGAGAAGTACGGTGAAATAGTTGGAGCCTTTGTAATACCTGAAGAGGGGGTAGATATAACCGAGGAGGATGTCAGGGATTACTCCATGAAAGAAATAGCACGTTACAAAGTTCCAAAGTACGTTTTCATCGTTGATGAATTCCCATTAACCCACAGTGGTAAGATCCAAAAGTTCAAACTCAAGGAACAGGCAGTGGAACTCTT
- the purS gene encoding phosphoribosylformylglycinamidine synthase subunit PurS — translation MKYNAEVKISLKKGMLNPEAATIQRALALLDYKVENTDTIEIIKFSIEGEDEETAHDNVDEMCQRLLCNPVIHDYEITITPENG, via the coding sequence ATGAAATACAATGCAGAAGTTAAAATTAGTCTTAAAAAGGGTATGTTGAACCCTGAAGCTGCCACAATCCAAAGAGCTCTTGCTCTTTTGGATTACAAGGTTGAAAATACCGACACCATTGAAATAATAAAATTTTCAATTGAAGGTGAAGATGAAGAAACTGCACATGATAATGTGGATGAAATGTGCCAGAGGCTTCTCTGTAATCCAGTGATCCACGACTACGAAATAACCATAACTCCAGAGAATGGGTGA
- a CDS encoding signal recognition particle protein Srp19, with the protein MKAVIWPVYIDSTKTKGEGRRVPQEYAVKSPKLREISNAATKIGLNPEIEKGKSYPRSWWEISGRVMVDKNLPKQEILLKISKMIKASRK; encoded by the coding sequence ATGAAAGCAGTTATATGGCCTGTTTACATTGATTCAACAAAAACGAAAGGTGAAGGAAGAAGGGTGCCCCAGGAATATGCAGTGAAATCTCCAAAACTCAGGGAGATATCCAACGCTGCCACAAAGATCGGACTGAATCCTGAGATTGAAAAGGGCAAATCTTATCCCAGATCATGGTGGGAGATTTCAGGGAGGGTTATGGTTGATAAAAACCTGCCAAAACAGGAGATACTGCTTAAGATAAGCAAAATGATCAAGGCTTCAAGGAAATAA
- a CDS encoding uroporphyrinogen-III synthase, which yields MNRLEGKVVALTRPAERMQEAVEILEENGVVPLVAPTLELQISNTDSLIQLCEMAHELDWLIFTSPTGIISAFKHCQDLKNRLKPGCKIAVIGPRTAKFLGKNGLDADIVPEDYTAEGLLEIFNDIDVAGKKIGIPRTKAARDVLPEGLKDMGADVFLAEAYKSGLPKDKTRVNHLIKSIVSGEVDAVTFTSTLTVKNLFQLADETGKKEDIVKSMKEGVMVAAIGPVTAQPLEEENIPVMIPGEYTVEAMLQKLFDEMVQ from the coding sequence ATGAACAGATTGGAAGGAAAAGTTGTTGCACTGACACGGCCTGCCGAGAGGATGCAGGAAGCCGTGGAAATACTTGAAGAAAATGGTGTTGTGCCCCTTGTGGCACCCACACTGGAGCTTCAAATATCCAATACAGATTCACTGATTCAGCTGTGTGAGATGGCTCATGAACTGGATTGGTTGATATTCACATCACCAACAGGAATAATATCCGCCTTCAAACACTGTCAAGACCTTAAAAATCGGTTAAAACCAGGATGTAAGATAGCAGTTATCGGACCCAGAACAGCTAAATTTTTAGGCAAAAATGGGCTTGACGCAGATATCGTTCCTGAAGATTACACTGCAGAGGGTCTTCTTGAGATCTTCAATGATATCGATGTTGCTGGAAAGAAAATTGGGATACCAAGGACAAAAGCTGCACGTGATGTGCTTCCTGAGGGTCTCAAAGATATGGGAGCAGACGTTTTTCTTGCAGAAGCCTACAAATCCGGGCTTCCAAAGGACAAAACCCGTGTCAACCATCTCATTAAAAGCATCGTAAGTGGAGAAGTGGATGCTGTAACCTTCACAAGTACCCTGACTGTGAAAAATCTTTTCCAGCTTGCAGATGAAACAGGAAAAAAAGAGGATATCGTTAAATCTATGAAGGAAGGAGTTATGGTTGCTGCAATAGGTCCTGTAACAGCCCAACCATTGGAAGAAGAGAATATTCCCGTTATGATACCTGGAGAATACACTGTTGAAGCCATGCTTCAAAAACTCTTTGATGAAATGGTACAATAA
- the cobA gene encoding uroporphyrinogen-III C-methyltransferase, which produces MVVYLVGAGPGDPELITLKAVNALKKADVVVYDRLANEEILKHAEGAEFIYVGKKAGEHYKSQEEINQILVDEGKKHDVVVRLKGGDPFVFGRGGEEMLALLEEGIGVEFVPGVTSAIGVPTSAGLPVTHRGVATSFTIVTGHEDPTKSKKQVKWNFNADTIIILMGIGMLEENVKEIMKYKDPKTPVCVIEKGTLSDQRIITGTLEDITQNNIKPPALVIVGHVVDVFKKARS; this is translated from the coding sequence ATGGTAGTATATTTAGTTGGTGCTGGACCCGGAGATCCTGAACTTATAACACTTAAAGCTGTTAATGCACTTAAAAAGGCAGATGTTGTTGTTTATGACCGTCTTGCCAATGAAGAGATACTGAAACATGCGGAGGGTGCAGAATTCATTTACGTTGGAAAAAAAGCTGGAGAACACTACAAAAGCCAGGAAGAAATTAACCAGATACTGGTTGATGAGGGTAAAAAGCATGATGTGGTTGTCCGACTTAAAGGTGGAGATCCATTCGTCTTTGGACGTGGTGGTGAGGAGATGCTCGCCCTCCTTGAGGAGGGAATTGGAGTGGAGTTCGTGCCAGGCGTTACCTCTGCAATCGGCGTTCCAACATCTGCAGGACTTCCCGTCACCCACAGAGGCGTTGCAACATCATTCACAATCGTTACAGGGCATGAAGATCCAACGAAATCAAAAAAACAGGTGAAATGGAACTTCAACGCAGATACCATTATAATACTCATGGGTATTGGTATGCTGGAGGAGAACGTGAAGGAGATCATGAAGTACAAGGATCCAAAAACACCGGTTTGTGTCATTGAAAAGGGAACACTCTCTGATCAACGAATAATAACTGGAACACTTGAAGATATAACTCAAAATAATATCAAACCACCGGCCCTTGTGATCGTTGGGCACGTGGTTGATGTATTCAAGAAGGCAAGATCATGA
- the purC gene encoding phosphoribosylaminoimidazolesuccinocarboxamide synthase, with protein sequence MNTKVGNLIYKGKAKDVYETEDDQKVIVKFRDDITAGDGAKKESLSEKGFYNSIISSKFFEVLEEAGVKTQYIELLEPSYMLSKKLEMIPLEVITRNIAAGSLLKRFPFEEKQEFEPPIIQIDYKNDEFHDPMLNEDIIIALGLATAEDLATIREITLKINSIVKNFLKERGILFPDFKIEFGRDSEGNIVLGDEISPDTCRFWDMKTWDVLDKDLFRKGESGVMDAYKTVASRILDEEDKKKWNLNI encoded by the coding sequence ATGAACACGAAGGTTGGAAATCTCATATATAAGGGTAAAGCTAAGGACGTTTACGAAACTGAAGATGATCAAAAGGTTATAGTCAAATTCAGAGATGATATAACTGCTGGAGATGGTGCAAAGAAGGAGAGTCTCAGTGAAAAGGGTTTTTACAACTCCATAATATCTTCAAAGTTCTTTGAGGTTCTTGAGGAAGCTGGAGTTAAAACCCAGTACATAGAGCTTCTTGAACCAAGTTACATGCTTTCAAAGAAGCTTGAGATGATACCCCTTGAGGTCATAACACGTAACATAGCTGCAGGAAGCCTCCTTAAAAGGTTCCCCTTTGAAGAAAAACAGGAATTTGAGCCACCTATAATTCAGATTGACTACAAGAATGATGAGTTTCACGACCCTATGCTCAACGAGGATATCATAATTGCACTGGGACTTGCAACGGCAGAGGACCTTGCAACCATCAGGGAAATCACCCTTAAAATAAACAGCATCGTGAAGAACTTCCTTAAAGAGAGGGGGATTCTTTTCCCAGATTTCAAAATTGAATTTGGACGTGACTCAGAGGGAAACATAGTTCTCGGTGATGAGATAAGTCCTGACACATGCAGGTTCTGGGATATGAAAACCTGGGATGTTCTGGACAAGGATCTGTTTAGAAAAGGTGAATCTGGAGTTATGGATGCTTATAAAACTGTTGCATCCCGTATACTTGATGAGGAAGATAAGAAGAAGTGGAACCTGAATATTTAA
- the glmS gene encoding glutamine--fructose-6-phosphate transaminase (isomerizing) yields the protein MCGIVACILKDKDAAPVLLSCVKRLEYRGYDSVGIATSSKNIEIKKDEGKIDDVQKRLELTDLPGKMGIAHVRWATHGLPTKENAHPHTDCKKRIAVVHNGIIENYRELKDQLIREGHEFRSETDTEVIPHLIEKYMATGSDLEEATRLTTHDIKGSYAIAVISADEPDKIIGVRKESPLIVGKGEDEYFLASDAPAILKHTNRIIYLNDNEMVLLTGEGITVKDVDGNPIEKEIDLIDWTPDMAEKGGYDHFMLKEIHEQPDAVKKTLMELQDIKEMVENFPKFNRICFVACGTSYHASLVGKYLFEGLVGIPTDVLLASEFEFSAGALDEKTLAIFISQSGETADTLRALRMANETAQTLAIVNVLGSTATREADHVIYTRAGPEIGVAATKTYVSQLTCICLLALSMAGEEKLLEDIQHVPDHMKLALEAEDQIREIAKKYKDAEDFFFIGRGYSYPTAMEGALKLKEITYIHGEGYAAGELKHGPLALIDDDVPVVAVVPPGDSHDKTLGNLQEVKARGASVIALGSSDDEVLKSEAHEMIEFSGELNEVLSPIVYVVPLQLLSYHMSVERGIDPDKPKNLAKCVTVE from the coding sequence ATGTGTGGAATTGTAGCATGTATACTAAAGGATAAAGATGCAGCCCCAGTGCTTTTATCCTGTGTTAAACGGTTGGAATACAGGGGTTACGACTCAGTGGGCATAGCAACTTCATCGAAGAACATTGAAATCAAGAAGGATGAAGGTAAAATAGATGACGTCCAGAAAAGACTTGAACTAACAGATCTTCCTGGAAAAATGGGAATAGCCCATGTGAGATGGGCAACCCACGGGCTTCCAACAAAGGAAAATGCCCACCCCCACACAGACTGCAAAAAAAGGATAGCAGTGGTTCACAATGGAATAATAGAGAATTACAGGGAACTGAAAGACCAGCTAATCCGGGAAGGGCATGAATTCAGATCAGAAACAGACACAGAGGTGATTCCGCATCTCATTGAAAAATACATGGCCACTGGTTCTGATTTAGAAGAAGCAACACGCCTAACAACTCATGATATCAAAGGATCTTATGCAATAGCAGTTATATCTGCAGATGAGCCTGATAAAATCATAGGGGTCCGGAAGGAAAGCCCGCTCATAGTGGGTAAAGGCGAAGATGAGTACTTCCTGGCTTCAGACGCACCTGCAATACTCAAACACACCAACCGGATCATCTACCTCAACGATAATGAGATGGTCCTTTTAACAGGTGAGGGAATAACTGTAAAAGACGTTGATGGCAATCCAATCGAAAAGGAGATTGATCTGATAGATTGGACGCCGGATATGGCTGAGAAGGGAGGTTACGATCATTTCATGCTTAAGGAGATTCATGAACAGCCTGATGCTGTTAAAAAAACCCTGATGGAACTTCAGGACATAAAAGAAATGGTTGAAAACTTTCCAAAGTTCAACAGAATCTGTTTCGTGGCATGTGGAACATCCTACCATGCTTCCCTCGTTGGAAAATATTTATTCGAGGGTCTTGTTGGCATTCCAACGGATGTCTTACTGGCATCAGAATTTGAATTTTCTGCAGGGGCCCTGGATGAGAAAACCCTTGCGATATTCATAAGTCAGTCCGGTGAAACTGCAGACACGCTCAGAGCCCTTAGAATGGCCAATGAAACCGCTCAAACCCTTGCAATTGTGAACGTGCTTGGAAGCACTGCCACAAGGGAAGCGGATCATGTTATATACACAAGAGCAGGACCAGAAATTGGTGTTGCAGCAACAAAAACCTACGTAAGCCAATTAACGTGTATATGTCTCTTGGCACTGTCTATGGCAGGGGAAGAAAAACTCTTAGAGGATATTCAGCACGTACCTGATCACATGAAACTGGCACTGGAGGCCGAAGATCAGATAAGGGAAATAGCAAAGAAATACAAGGATGCAGAAGATTTCTTCTTCATAGGGAGGGGTTACTCATACCCAACTGCAATGGAAGGAGCTCTAAAACTTAAAGAAATAACCTATATACATGGGGAAGGCTACGCTGCAGGAGAACTCAAACATGGACCTCTTGCGTTGATCGATGATGACGTACCTGTTGTTGCAGTTGTGCCTCCAGGTGATAGTCATGATAAAACCCTTGGAAACCTTCAAGAAGTAAAGGCAAGGGGTGCAAGTGTCATAGCCCTTGGATCCTCTGATGATGAAGTTTTAAAGTCTGAGGCACATGAAATGATAGAATTTTCAGGTGAACTGAATGAAGTACTATCTCCAATAGTTTACGTTGTTCCGTTGCAGCTTTTATCCTATCATATGAGTGTTGAAAGGGGCATAGACCCTGATAAACCAAAAAATTTGGCAAAATGTGTTACCGTCGAATAA
- a CDS encoding helix-turn-helix domain-containing protein has protein sequence MVDENKVGEKIRQLRESREMSREELAESSQCDVELIEKLENGAVLPSLTPLLNIARALGVRLGTFMDDAPQTGPFVVKSGSSKSVTHFSGKNTSLDESALDFYSLAYGKSDRHMEPFIIDVHPPKNGEYELASHEGEEFIYVMDGEIEILYGQESYVVGEGDSIYYDSIVPHDLHAHGGDAKILAVVYTPF, from the coding sequence ATGGTAGATGAGAACAAAGTTGGGGAAAAAATTCGTCAGTTAAGAGAAAGCAGAGAAATGTCCCGTGAGGAACTTGCAGAGTCAAGTCAGTGTGATGTGGAATTAATTGAAAAACTTGAAAACGGAGCAGTTTTACCCTCATTAACTCCGTTACTCAACATTGCAAGGGCTCTTGGGGTTCGACTGGGCACTTTCATGGATGATGCACCTCAAACCGGCCCATTTGTGGTTAAATCTGGTAGTTCAAAGAGTGTGACTCATTTTTCAGGTAAAAACACAAGCCTTGATGAGAGTGCCCTTGATTTCTACTCATTAGCCTACGGTAAAAGTGACAGACACATGGAACCATTCATCATAGATGTTCACCCTCCCAAAAACGGTGAATATGAATTAGCATCCCATGAAGGGGAAGAATTCATATACGTGATGGATGGAGAGATAGAAATTCTTTACGGCCAGGAGAGTTATGTGGTTGGTGAAGGGGACAGCATCTACTACGATTCAATCGTACCCCATGACCTGCATGCCCACGGTGGTGATGCAAAGATCCTTGCAGTGGTTTACACACCGTTTTAA
- the purQ gene encoding phosphoribosylformylglycinamidine synthase subunit PurQ, whose product MKVGIIRFPGSNCDRDVFHALELAGAQPDYIWWNQRDLSDFEAILIPGGFSYGDYLRAGAIAAITPVIDGIKDAVKEDKPVLGICNGAQILAEVGLVPGVFTVNKNSKFICEWADLKVQTTRTPFTSMYKKDEVIRMPIAHTEGRYYNPEIEKLHDNDQIVLSFESENPNGSMEAITGVCDEEGLVCAVMPHPERASESILGSDDGLKFFKGIVNY is encoded by the coding sequence ATGAAAGTAGGGATTATAAGGTTCCCTGGTTCGAACTGTGATAGGGATGTTTTCCATGCACTGGAACTCGCAGGTGCACAGCCTGACTATATCTGGTGGAATCAGAGAGACCTTTCAGACTTTGAGGCAATTTTAATACCTGGTGGTTTCTCATACGGAGATTATTTAAGGGCTGGAGCCATAGCTGCCATAACCCCTGTTATTGATGGGATTAAAGATGCTGTTAAAGAGGATAAACCAGTTCTTGGTATATGTAACGGGGCTCAGATACTTGCAGAGGTGGGTCTTGTGCCCGGAGTTTTCACAGTGAACAAGAACTCCAAGTTCATATGTGAATGGGCCGATTTGAAGGTTCAAACAACGAGAACACCCTTCACAAGCATGTACAAAAAGGATGAAGTTATAAGAATGCCCATAGCCCACACTGAAGGTCGTTACTACAACCCGGAGATTGAAAAACTCCATGACAACGACCAGATAGTTCTCTCATTCGAATCTGAAAACCCCAATGGTTCAATGGAAGCCATAACAGGAGTTTGTGATGAAGAAGGTCTTGTCTGTGCAGTCATGCCTCATCCTGAAAGGGCTTCAGAGAGCATACTCGGATCCGATGATGGATTGAAGTTCTTCAAGGGAATAGTAAACTATTAA
- a CDS encoding acyl-CoA thioesterase, with translation MFKTTVTPRFGDIDGLRHVNNTVLAVWFEQARNPIFRMFTPDLDLSYENWKLIMVRTDFDFLCQMYFEKDVELRTYVVKIGNTSFTLRHEAWQEGKIKVKGNAVVVHYDFVNETSVPIPDPIRAQLAEHMLPETEIETSNSQEMALMNNK, from the coding sequence ATGTTTAAGACAACGGTAACACCAAGATTCGGAGATATAGATGGACTTCGTCATGTTAACAACACTGTTCTTGCGGTATGGTTTGAACAGGCAAGAAACCCAATATTCAGAATGTTCACACCAGATCTTGACCTCAGCTACGAAAACTGGAAACTCATAATGGTCAGAACAGACTTCGACTTCCTATGCCAAATGTACTTTGAGAAAGATGTGGAACTGAGAACCTATGTGGTGAAAATTGGAAACACCTCATTCACACTACGCCACGAAGCATGGCAGGAAGGTAAGATAAAGGTTAAGGGAAATGCAGTGGTTGTTCACTACGATTTCGTCAATGAAACCTCTGTTCCAATACCAGACCCTATAAGGGCACAGCTTGCAGAGCACATGCTACCTGAAACTGAGATAGAAACATCAAACAGCCAGGAAATGGCTTTGATGAACAACAAATGA
- the recJ gene encoding single-stranded-DNA-specific exonuclease RecJ: MINAQRNSMDTAFSKAHEMVKNADDIKIYTHIDCDGVTAGAVLSSTLDTLGKDHEVEFISLDRMEDIEVENELTIFSDLGSGQCINKFCTSNSKTLILDHHTPIRKPENSINNGFLEINPHFYNIDGSQEISGGGMTYLLAKTFGFNELSWMGILSAVGDMQNNLTGKMEGLNREILRESVEQNLVDSTNDLALYGRQTRPLFIALSYFGDVNLPITNNKTECLLLLDKLGIPSKNGKKYRTLCDLSNEEKSKLFSELVRMLSREVPSKYVRYVPKLISGDSYEFLNETEYSPLRDASEFSTAVNACSRHKRHEVALKVLKGDRGMALEDMDDLAKEHRRYLAQKMSWIQEEDRIIPMSNLQYFNGSEIKSEVVGTITGMILSYSDWKKPIIGFTEIGDGKEGLKVSLRCSRLLAYNGIHFGNMIRKVAQKVGGTGGGHSVACGAYIPPGTADKFLEIFNESLNGMI; this comes from the coding sequence ATGATCAACGCTCAAAGGAATTCAATGGACACTGCATTTTCAAAGGCCCATGAGATGGTTAAAAATGCAGATGATATCAAGATATACACCCATATAGACTGTGATGGTGTAACAGCAGGAGCTGTGCTTTCATCAACACTTGATACGCTTGGAAAGGATCATGAAGTTGAATTCATAAGTCTGGACAGGATGGAGGACATTGAAGTAGAGAATGAACTTACGATTTTCTCTGATCTGGGTTCTGGACAGTGCATAAATAAATTCTGCACATCAAATTCCAAAACCCTGATTTTAGACCATCATACACCCATAAGAAAGCCTGAAAACAGCATTAATAATGGTTTTCTTGAAATAAACCCCCATTTTTACAACATAGATGGATCTCAAGAAATTTCAGGGGGAGGTATGACTTACCTCCTTGCCAAAACCTTTGGATTCAACGAGCTGAGTTGGATGGGTATTTTAAGTGCTGTTGGAGACATGCAAAACAACTTAACTGGCAAAATGGAGGGTTTGAATCGGGAGATACTTAGAGAAAGTGTTGAACAGAATCTTGTAGATTCAACCAATGACCTGGCCCTGTATGGTAGGCAGACAAGACCCCTTTTTATTGCACTCTCATACTTCGGAGACGTTAACTTGCCCATAACCAACAACAAAACAGAATGTCTTCTTTTACTTGATAAATTGGGTATTCCTTCAAAAAATGGTAAAAAATACAGGACCCTATGTGATCTGAGTAACGAAGAGAAAAGTAAACTGTTTTCAGAGTTAGTTAGGATGCTTAGCAGGGAAGTCCCATCCAAGTACGTGAGATACGTTCCAAAACTGATTTCAGGAGATTCTTACGAGTTTTTAAACGAGACTGAATATTCTCCACTACGTGATGCAAGTGAATTTTCAACCGCTGTGAATGCATGTAGCCGCCATAAAAGGCATGAAGTTGCCCTCAAGGTGCTGAAGGGAGATAGAGGTATGGCACTGGAGGATATGGATGATCTTGCAAAGGAGCACCGAAGGTACCTTGCCCAGAAGATGAGCTGGATTCAGGAGGAAGACAGGATCATCCCCATGAGCAATCTACAGTACTTCAACGGCAGTGAAATAAAGAGCGAAGTTGTTGGAACCATAACAGGGATGATCCTGAGCTATAGTGATTGGAAAAAACCAATAATAGGTTTTACAGAAATTGGAGATGGTAAAGAAGGTTTAAAGGTTTCACTGAGGTGTTCACGTCTTCTTGCCTACAATGGAATACACTTCGGTAACATGATAAGGAAAGTTGCCCAGAAGGTTGGTGGTACTGGTGGGGGACATTCAGTTGCCTGTGGAGCTTACATACCACCTGGAACTGCAGATAAATTCCTTGAAATATTCAATGAAAGTTTAAATGGAATGATTTAA